Proteins from a single region of Chryseobacterium sp. T16E-39:
- a CDS encoding TonB-dependent receptor domain-containing protein, translated as MKSKFILLLLVAINTVVFGQNTFKAIIQNEETKQPLSGVTVQLINTTISATSDINGQIILTNIPNGQQNIEFSFLEYEKKTETYQFPLTSSDPLIIYLKSSEHEHDHEDEIEEVQISSTRSNRSIKDIPTRIEFIAGEELEEKGNMKAGDIRMLLAESTGIQTQQTSATSANASIRIQGLDGRYTQILKDGFPLFSGAASGLGLLQTPPLDLKQVEVIKGSASTLYGGGAIAGLVNLISKTPTEERELRFHLNGVSNGAFDINGFYGQKFGKIGTTVFASHNRNWAYDPSNTGFTAIPKFERYVLNPKLFVYFNDNTKLNFGINTTVENRIGGDIQYIRGNGDAVHSYFEENKTQRYSTQLSFDHKIDDKNFINVKNSISYFNRIINVPNYTFDGTQTATFSEASYTHRQENTEWVTGINLWTDNFKEKQFSTFPLRNYNQTTFGAFAQNLWKVTDWLNLETGLRADYVIDYGAVFLPRISALFKITDKFSSRIGGGFGYKSPTIFTEESERIQYRNVLPVDRDVNKLERSYGGNIDFNYRTKLWDKFSFSINQLFFYTYLNNPLMLETQSNNAFQFVNSSGHIDTKGTETNIKLGYDDFKLLLGYTYTDTQLNKNGITSANPLTPKHRINSVLMYEVEDKWKIGLEAYYFSKQKLNDNAIGKQYWLYGFMAERIFGNFSIYINFENFLDSRQTRFDTIYTGTVTNPTFRDIYAPLDGFLINGGIKLSLE; from the coding sequence ATGAAGTCAAAATTTATTTTGCTGCTTTTGGTAGCAATAAATACCGTTGTATTCGGACAAAATACATTTAAAGCAATTATCCAGAATGAAGAGACTAAACAACCCTTAAGCGGTGTTACGGTTCAGTTAATTAATACTACAATTTCTGCTACTTCTGATATAAACGGACAAATTATACTGACTAATATTCCTAACGGACAACAAAACATAGAGTTTAGTTTTTTGGAATATGAAAAGAAAACGGAAACTTATCAATTTCCTTTAACATCATCGGATCCCCTTATTATCTATTTGAAGTCCAGTGAACATGAACACGATCATGAGGACGAAATAGAAGAAGTTCAGATTTCTTCAACACGAAGTAACAGAAGTATTAAAGATATTCCAACAAGAATTGAATTTATTGCAGGAGAGGAGCTTGAAGAAAAAGGGAATATGAAAGCGGGAGATATAAGAATGCTTTTGGCTGAAAGTACAGGTATTCAGACCCAGCAAACCTCTGCAACTTCTGCCAATGCTTCGATTCGTATTCAAGGACTTGATGGTAGATATACCCAAATTTTAAAGGATGGATTTCCCTTATTTTCAGGAGCTGCTAGTGGATTGGGTTTACTACAAACTCCACCACTAGATTTAAAACAGGTAGAAGTAATTAAAGGGTCTGCTTCAACTCTTTACGGTGGCGGAGCCATAGCCGGTTTGGTCAATTTAATTTCTAAAACTCCAACCGAAGAACGTGAGCTACGTTTTCACTTGAATGGAGTTTCAAACGGTGCTTTTGATATTAACGGTTTCTACGGTCAGAAATTTGGAAAAATTGGGACAACGGTTTTTGCATCGCACAACAGAAATTGGGCTTATGATCCTTCAAATACAGGATTTACAGCCATCCCAAAATTTGAACGATATGTTTTAAACCCGAAATTGTTTGTTTATTTTAATGACAATACAAAATTAAATTTTGGGATCAATACAACCGTTGAAAACCGTATCGGAGGAGATATTCAGTACATTCGAGGAAATGGAGATGCTGTTCACAGTTATTTTGAAGAAAACAAGACGCAGCGTTATTCTACACAACTATCGTTTGATCATAAAATTGATGATAAAAACTTTATCAACGTAAAAAATAGCATAAGCTACTTTAATAGAATTATCAATGTTCCCAATTACACTTTTGATGGAACACAAACGGCAACATTCAGTGAAGCGAGTTACACCCATAGGCAGGAAAATACAGAATGGGTAACGGGTATAAACTTGTGGACGGATAATTTTAAGGAAAAACAATTTTCAACATTCCCGTTAAGAAACTATAATCAGACAACTTTTGGAGCTTTTGCTCAAAACCTTTGGAAAGTAACAGATTGGCTGAATCTTGAAACAGGATTAAGAGCAGATTATGTGATTGACTACGGAGCTGTTTTTCTGCCAAGAATTTCTGCATTATTTAAAATTACAGACAAATTCTCTTCAAGAATCGGGGGTGGATTCGGATATAAATCTCCAACTATTTTTACAGAAGAAAGTGAGCGTATCCAATATAGGAATGTATTGCCTGTTGATAGGGATGTAAATAAACTTGAAAGAAGTTATGGGGGAAATATTGACTTCAATTACCGCACAAAACTATGGGATAAATTTAGCTTCAGTATCAATCAACTTTTCTTTTATACCTATTTGAATAATCCTTTGATGCTGGAAACGCAATCAAATAATGCATTTCAGTTTGTTAATTCTTCAGGACATATTGATACCAAAGGAACGGAAACCAATATTAAATTGGGGTACGATGATTTTAAACTTTTATTGGGTTATACCTACACAGATACGCAGTTGAATAAGAATGGTATTACGTCAGCAAATCCATTAACACCGAAACATCGTATCAATTCAGTTTTAATGTATGAAGTAGAAGATAAATGGAAAATAGGTTTGGAAGCTTATTACTTTAGCAAACAAAAATTGAATGATAATGCAATCGGGAAGCAATATTGGTTGTACGGTTTTATGGCTGAAAGAATTTTTGGAAATTTTTCAATCTATATTAATTTTGAAAACTTCTTAGATTCCAGGCAGACTAGATTTGACACTATTTATACAGGAACTGTTACCAACCCTACCTTCAGAGATATTTATGCACCGCTTGATGGATTCCTTATCAATGGAGGAATTAAATTGAGTTTAGAGTAA
- a CDS encoding sigma-70 family RNA polymerase sigma factor: MTTEQLLSQYQNELYHFILKKVKDRFVAEEVLQNSCLKIHQGISVLKDESKARAWAYRIVRNEIINFLQQNKNISRYLIDENISDTFDNVQACCLDHFIKALPEIYKMVLVKIYVEGKSQNEVAKETELSLANVKARLRRAKDLLKNNFVQCCKYEINASGKLKGESKCTICN, encoded by the coding sequence ATGACAACTGAACAATTGTTATCCCAATATCAAAACGAACTGTATCACTTTATTTTAAAAAAAGTGAAGGATCGCTTTGTTGCTGAGGAAGTTCTTCAAAACAGTTGCCTGAAAATCCATCAGGGAATCAGTGTGCTTAAGGATGAATCAAAAGCGAGAGCTTGGGCTTATCGAATTGTTAGAAATGAAATTATTAATTTTTTACAACAAAACAAGAATATTTCCCGATATCTTATCGATGAAAACATAAGTGATACTTTTGATAATGTTCAAGCATGTTGTTTGGATCATTTTATCAAAGCTCTTCCTGAAATTTATAAAATGGTACTAGTTAAAATTTATGTTGAAGGAAAGAGCCAAAATGAAGTTGCTAAAGAAACAGAATTATCGCTTGCCAATGTTAAGGCCAGGCTTCGAAGAGCGAAGGATCTGCTAAAAAATAACTTTGTGCAATGCTGTAAGTACGAGATCAATGCGAGTGGTAAACTTAAAGGAGAATCAAAGTGTACAATATGTAATTAA
- a CDS encoding NUMOD4 domain-containing protein yields MHEKAVNQYSVEGELIATFDTIDVASRALGVVSRNILHALDKKRLTAEGSRWFFKDYHPKKEDFTPIKRKSESKDKLLNESLWQKLSKPSIDKNNPPPCINLSLEDLPGEKWKPVKNFEKGYLISNKGRIKRLGSWTKSKNKSFWQETIMSINLNNKDGGHNPYFYIVINRNGQKNMLSITRLLYYSWVEEFDMNDKTPIVINNNEPLWNLDISKLRLRPRISLLKEKINNEKD; encoded by the coding sequence ATGCATGAAAAAGCAGTGAACCAATATAGTGTTGAAGGTGAACTTATAGCCACATTTGATACTATTGATGTTGCCAGCAGAGCCCTGGGAGTTGTCAGTAGGAATATTCTTCATGCACTAGATAAGAAGCGCTTAACAGCAGAAGGATCCAGATGGTTCTTTAAAGATTACCATCCTAAAAAAGAAGATTTTACACCTATAAAAAGAAAGTCCGAAAGCAAGGATAAATTACTAAATGAATCCCTTTGGCAAAAACTAAGTAAACCATCCATTGATAAAAATAACCCTCCCCCATGCATAAATTTATCTCTTGAAGATCTTCCTGGGGAGAAATGGAAACCCGTGAAAAACTTTGAAAAGGGATACCTAATCTCTAATAAAGGAAGGATAAAACGACTCGGCAGCTGGACTAAAAGCAAGAATAAAAGCTTTTGGCAAGAAACGATTATGTCTATTAATCTAAACAATAAGGATGGCGGGCATAATCCATACTTTTATATTGTGATCAATCGTAATGGTCAAAAAAATATGTTATCAATTACCAGATTATTGTATTATTCCTGGGTAGAAGAATTTGACATGAATGACAAAACACCTATTGTGATTAATAACAATGAGCCATTATGGAACCTTGATATATCCAAGCTTAGATTACGCCCGAGAATTTCCTTACTTAAAGAAAAGATAAATAATGAAAAAGATTGA